The region TTGGGCTGGACCTACGTGATGAAGAGGCTCCTGTCTGAAAGCGTTGATTACGAGGAATCCGGTTGGTACGACGGCCAGACCTGGGAAAAGCCCCTGTCGTGGCGGACGCGTGATCTTCTGGTGGCGCGTCACGAGGTCCGTCCAATTCTGAGCCGGCTGGGTCGGGCCTTGGCCATGGCTGCTGGACTGATGCTGGGTGGCGCGAGCCTCTGTCAGGCTCTCTGAATTACCCCCTGCCACGGGAATGACCCTTTCCTCGGGATTCAGCGGCACCTCCCGCTCCGGTACGGCGCCATTGGAGGTCACCTTGAAGCGAGGCTGCATCGCCGAATCCGTTCATCGGGTGCATGCGGTGGTTTGTGATGGCCGTGGCCGTGTGCTGATGTCGGCCGGCGAGGCCGGCTTGCAGACCTTCATTCGATCGGCTCTGAAACCCTTTCAGGCGCTGCCATTCCTCAGCAGTGGTGCTGCGGCAGCGATGGATGCGGGTGAACGTGGTCTGGCCATCAGCTGTGCGTCCCATTCGGGGAGTCACGGCCATGCCCGGGAAGCCTTCAAGTTGCTCTGGAAGGCCGAATTGGAGGCGAGCCATCTGCAGTGCCCCGTGCCCTCGGGGGCGGAGAGTCCGCTTCAGCACAACTGCTCTGGAAAGCATGCGGCGTTTCTGGCCACCAGTCGGAAGATGGCCTGGCCCTTGGACAGCTATCTGCAGAGCGATCACCCCCTTCAGGTGGAGATCAACAGACGTGTGGCCGAGCTGCTGGGTTTGCCTGCCGAGGAGCTGGTGGCAGCGAGGGATGACTGTGGCGCCCCAACGCTGCGGCTGCAGTTGGCCCAGATGGCCTTGCTCTATGCCCATCTGGGTGCGTCACGCCATGCGGAACTGGAGCAGATCAGCCGGGCAATGCTGGCCCATCCGGATCTGATTGCAGGGGACGGTCGATTCGATACGGAGCTGATGCGCCGTAGCCACGGCCAGGTGCTGTCCAAAGGTGGAGCTGAGGGGGTCCAGTGTCTGAGCCGCGTCGGGGAGGGGCTTGGGGTTGCCATCAAGGTGGAAGACGGCTCCCGTCGTGCCAAACAGGCCGTCGCCCTTCATCTTCTACGGCAGCTGGAGTGGTTGACACCGCTTGGGCTCGAAGAGCTCGAGGATCAGGTCCTGATCGTCAACCCAGGCGTCAGCCTGGAGGTGCAGGGGGCCTTGAAGTTTCAGCAAAGCTGAAGTCTTTCTGTGTCGGGCGACACCGACCTGTATGATTTTCTAGTGCTCCGCGGGGTAGAGCAGTCTGGTAGCTCGTCGGGCTCATAACCCGAAGGTCGGGAGTTCAAATCTCCCCCCCGCCACCAATTCTGATTGAATTTGAGATCCCCCCATTGGGGATCTTTTTTTTGTCCTTGCGCGTGTCTACAGCAAGCCAGAACGTGCCAATCAATGAATCCTGGGATGCCATCGTCGTTGGCTCTGGGGCCTGCGGTGGCGTGGCAGCCCTGACCTTGGCTGACGGTGGTGCTCGGGTCCTGTTGATCGATGCGGGGCCGGATCTGACGCCGAAGGCAGCACTGGGGTCGGAACCCGCCAATGCGATGCGACGGCTGGCGGGGCTCAGCAGCGGCAGCCATCGACTCCAGGCCCAGCATCCCGGCTATTGGAAAGCCAATCCCAGGCTTTATGCCGATGAACGGCTGCACCCCTACAGCCATCCGCCTGACCGGCCGTTCCTCTGGACCCGAGGCCTTCAGGTGGGCGGGCGCAGCCTCACTTGGGGTGGCATCACCCTGCGACTCTCGGATGAGGATTTCATTGGTGTCGAGGCTCCGGATGGGGTGACCACGTGGCCGATTCGTGCCGCCGATCTTGAGGGGGACTACGCCGCGCTGGAGAGGATGCTGGGGGTCCATGGCGGACGTGACGGTCTGCCGCAATTACCCGATGGGGAGACCCAGGAGCCGTTGCCGTTCACGGCAGCTGAACAGCGTTTCGCTGACGCGATGCGCGATCAACTGGCGCTGCCGGTGATTCACTCACGCGGCTTTGGCCCGCATCAACCGGAACAACATGGCCCCTGGCCGCGCTCCAGCAGTCGCGGCAGCACGCTGCCTAAGGCGATGGCGACAGGACGTGTGCAGCTGCTCTCCGGGCATCTGCTGGAGCATCTATTGCTTGACAAGGGCAGCGACCGGGCGACGGGTGCGGTTGTCGTTGATCAGGCCAACGGCAACCGTCGACGTGTCGTTGCCGATCTGGTGGTGCTATGCGCCTCCACCATCCAGACCCTGGCCATCCTGCTGCGCTCTCAGGAGCAGGGCCTGAAGGACCCTTCCGAACGACTTGGCACGCGGCTGATGGATCACGTCTCCACAAGCCAGTTCTTCTGCATGCCAGAGCCGTCGGACTCGCCTCAGCCCCCCCTCACCGGCGCCGGCAGCTTCTTTCTTCCGTTCGGTCGCCGGCTTGAGGGAGCCAAGTTTCGTGGCGGTTATGGCTTGTGGGGAGGGATCGGTCGCTTTGATCCACCGGCGGTGCTGCGGCGCCGCTCCAGCACCGTCACGGGCTTTTTGATCGGTCACGGGGAGGTGATCCCGCAGGCCAGCAATCGGGTCAGCCTCAGCGGTGCGGTGGATCGCTGGGGTGTGGCCGTGCCCCACATCGACTGCCAGTGGAGCGCCAACGAAACCGCGATGGTGGCGCACATGCGACGTCAGATGGGGGTCTGCATCAAAGCGGCTGGTGGTGAGGCTCTCCCCCTGAAAGACCTGTTCCGATTGCCCTTGATCGAACCGCTGTTGCAGGGGGCTGTTGCCTTATCCGATGGCGCCTCTCCGCCGGGGTACTACATCCATGAAGTGGGTGGTGCTGCGATGAGCGCAGATCCCTCTCAGGGCGTGGCCGATTCGTTCAACCGGCTCTGGGCAGCACCAAACGTGCTTGTGGTGGATGGAGCTTGCTGGCCGACGTCTGCCTGGCAGAGCCCGACCCTCACGATGATGGCGATCACGCGACGCGCCTGCCTGCAGGCACTTAGGGGTCGCGGCGGCTGAACAGATCGTTGAGGTAGCGCTCGGTGACCGCACGATCTTCACAGCCGTTCTGAAACAGAAAGTGGGCCAGCGCTGAACTCATCACCCGATATTGATCCCAATGGGGGTGTTCCCCGATGAAGTCCTTCATGCCGCGGTACAGCACTTCTGGGATCTCCGCCTCCATACTCACGTAGGACGCTGCAGCCTCAGCAGATTTCTCTGCAACGCCCATTTCGTGGCATCGCTCCAAATAATTCCGATCCATTCAGCCTGTCAATCGCTCTTTGACATCTCCAAGAAAGCCACATCGGACCGGGTTGCGTCAAAGCCTTTGACAATCTTGCAAAAACCTCTGAGACGGCATGAGACAGCTGTTCTGATCAGGGTTTAGCAGGACGTCTCCGTCGTGGGATCAGCCCGCTTACCGGCGGTATCCGCTCTGTCAACAGGTTCCTGGAGATGCTGCGAAGTCCACAGCCCTCAGACGGCTCGGCCCTCCGCGGATGGGGGCTGTGGAAAAAGGTGCTGATGCTGTGGAGAAATTGGTGAAGCCAGATTTCGATTCTCACTGATCAGAAAAACTGATCTCGGCGATGTCCAGGATGTCGCTGACGAGACCGGTTGCCGGTGTCACGGAAAACGCCGCAGATCTCTTAAGGCTTCGGTGGGAAATCTTTTGATCCGAGGGTTCTGGGACCCATGGGGTGGTCGGCATGGGGGTAGGGGGGGTGATGGTGATGCTCACCAGCGTGATCGTGATGGTGCTGATGGGGGATGGGAACACCATCCGGTTGGCAGGCCCCCGTGCATTCCCGCTCGCAGAGCGTGCAGCTCTCCGCCAGCCCCTCCACATGGTGATGGTGGCTTTCCTGAGCTCGGCCAACGTCCTGCTCGAAGCCCAACACCTGGGCCCGGTATTTGCAGAGGGAGCAATTCATGGCGGTGTCGCCGCGCAGCACCTCCTTCACCCGTTCCTTGAAGGTGTCCACCACCAGCGGGTGTTGCCCGAGATAGCCGGCGGAGAGGAAGTCAACCTCGGGATGATCCGCCGCCACCCGCTCGGTGTGCTGACGGATGCGGCTCACCAGAACACCTGAGAACAGGAAGTAAGGAACCACCACGATGCGGCGGAATCCCAGCTTCACCAGTTGCCGAAGGCCCGGTTCGACCAGCGGGAAGGTCACGCCTGAGTAGACCGTC is a window of Synechococcus sp. A15-24 DNA encoding:
- a CDS encoding asparaginase: MTLSSGFSGTSRSGTAPLEVTLKRGCIAESVHRVHAVVCDGRGRVLMSAGEAGLQTFIRSALKPFQALPFLSSGAAAAMDAGERGLAISCASHSGSHGHAREAFKLLWKAELEASHLQCPVPSGAESPLQHNCSGKHAAFLATSRKMAWPLDSYLQSDHPLQVEINRRVAELLGLPAEELVAARDDCGAPTLRLQLAQMALLYAHLGASRHAELEQISRAMLAHPDLIAGDGRFDTELMRRSHGQVLSKGGAEGVQCLSRVGEGLGVAIKVEDGSRRAKQAVALHLLRQLEWLTPLGLEELEDQVLIVNPGVSLEVQGALKFQQS
- a CDS encoding GMC family oxidoreductase — protein: MSTASQNVPINESWDAIVVGSGACGGVAALTLADGGARVLLIDAGPDLTPKAALGSEPANAMRRLAGLSSGSHRLQAQHPGYWKANPRLYADERLHPYSHPPDRPFLWTRGLQVGGRSLTWGGITLRLSDEDFIGVEAPDGVTTWPIRAADLEGDYAALERMLGVHGGRDGLPQLPDGETQEPLPFTAAEQRFADAMRDQLALPVIHSRGFGPHQPEQHGPWPRSSSRGSTLPKAMATGRVQLLSGHLLEHLLLDKGSDRATGAVVVDQANGNRRRVVADLVVLCASTIQTLAILLRSQEQGLKDPSERLGTRLMDHVSTSQFFCMPEPSDSPQPPLTGAGSFFLPFGRRLEGAKFRGGYGLWGGIGRFDPPAVLRRRSSTVTGFLIGHGEVIPQASNRVSLSGAVDRWGVAVPHIDCQWSANETAMVAHMRRQMGVCIKAAGGEALPLKDLFRLPLIEPLLQGAVALSDGASPPGYYIHEVGGAAMSADPSQGVADSFNRLWAAPNVLVVDGACWPTSAWQSPTLTMMAITRRACLQALRGRGG
- a CDS encoding sirohydrochlorin chelatase — its product is MAESSNDQLGVLICGHGSRNRLAVEEFAQMVEALRPKLAPMPVEHGYLEFARPILRDGLESLRQQGMTRVLAIPAMLFAAGHAKNDIPSVLNTFTAETGLPIDYGRELGVDRLMVAAAGARVRECLESNPSPAPLAETLLVVVGRGSSDPDANSNVAKVTRMLVEGFGFGWGETVYSGVTFPLVEPGLRQLVKLGFRRIVVVPYFLFSGVLVSRIRQHTERVAADHPEVDFLSAGYLGQHPLVVDTFKERVKEVLRGDTAMNCSLCKYRAQVLGFEQDVGRAQESHHHHVEGLAESCTLCERECTGACQPDGVPIPHQHHHDHAGEHHHHPPYPHADHPMGPRTLGSKDFPPKP
- a CDS encoding DUF2811 domain-containing protein, with the protein product MGVAEKSAEAAASYVSMEAEIPEVLYRGMKDFIGEHPHWDQYRVMSSALAHFLFQNGCEDRAVTERYLNDLFSRRDP